In Sphingobacteriaceae bacterium, the following are encoded in one genomic region:
- a CDS encoding PKD domain-containing protein: MIKKVKILAIIFISLLSFTKTVAQVDTLFWFAAPWVTPDHSFRDPVRLYVAGDPGTTVRIWQPAAIAPNQYDTTVTLPASGFFAYTFWRDKLATTTNIGYDSLECRPTNSVVPYGLKISANNTITAVYDVVSRGTAQMTFGSNPLNPETFSLKGQNGLGTEFVCPFQTTRFNQPLGNLANTPPGVMQPKQQINIVATVANTTVWITPRCPVIGHPANITYSVFLPNPGDAFTVENAVQTTNVAGNNLSGSIVTSSQPIAVTVADDSVRGVTGCYDLMGDQIVPVDIVGREYILIGGRMNVGEFEGAYIVATENFTQININNGTPQAPVMLNQGDTYYFAVPQNTVCYVLANKNIYVLHMTGFGCELGEALLPPMDCGGSNNIKFSRNNTQTYFLNVLCLSSIVNNFTLNANPALLTGGDFTIVPGTGGLYSAAQRSYTPLEIAVSTNTNSNLLSNNTTTNTVFSLGVYNGGGSTGCMYHYMSLFFRKTLINTPTINPICFGATPTIALTGSITGGVTNGYWTVVAGNGTLSPSYGSSVIYTLAPGDATIDTLRFRLISDKNCKGDSVMAITKIKVHRLPIPQITSTVAPMCKNNITPISLTGTVSYGVGSWTGGVDGVFGIPGANTTYTPGPGDLAAGTITLNLVGSSTVGCTSAMVSMTVGFIDPPFVNPGANTLVCTNSSSLQLNGSITGYTTGIWNSTGTGLFFPNNSTPTATYALSVGDLSLTSIVFSLTSIPHPSTGCAAETKTMVVSIIPKPNVNAGTDFSVCASSTLITLNGNISGAATTGSWTTVNGSGAFPPPNAVPQATYLVGPSDPAAGTLTMVLHSDAGTCPTNMDTLLIHIVSDPIITVPSNTTVCENANIILSGTIVAAISSGYWTASPGGGVFTPTNSLFNCQYTPSPSDISAGTIIMTLHSDDVFCGNTSKSFTVTVISSPDANFAYPTLGRCVDAGITFTNTSLANGSSTLNPTWNFGDGTGVSIANTPIHTFTNSGSYLITLTVTGNNNCFDTITKRVSIAPLPISDFTVNNACAGTEAVFQDLSQSLPGGGFINSWTWQFGDTPPTPSVTGIPTTTVPHIYLNPGLYFAALTVSTNIGCLHTSNQTLNIAPQPQAEFAMTNNPAVAQEPIYFSDFSTPSANINSWFWQFGDETTGTGNAPSHSYPNAGTFTILLTVTDNNGCTDTVSHAIEITLLPQVPTAFTPNGDNNNDLLFVKGGPFNKILFRVYNNWGELLFETTDQNVGWDGKKNGKEQPLGVYVWTLDVEMYNNRQVKKNGDVTLMR, from the coding sequence ATGATTAAGAAAGTAAAAATTCTCGCCATTATTTTTATCAGTCTTTTGAGTTTTACAAAAACTGTAGCTCAAGTTGATACGCTCTTTTGGTTTGCAGCACCTTGGGTAACTCCTGATCACTCGTTCAGAGATCCGGTAAGATTGTATGTGGCCGGTGACCCCGGTACTACAGTTCGTATTTGGCAACCGGCGGCAATTGCACCAAATCAATATGACACCACTGTAACATTACCAGCTTCTGGTTTCTTTGCTTACACTTTTTGGAGAGATAAATTAGCAACAACTACAAATATTGGTTACGACTCATTGGAATGCCGTCCAACTAATTCGGTTGTACCTTACGGTTTAAAAATATCAGCTAATAATACAATTACCGCAGTTTATGACGTGGTTTCAAGAGGTACCGCTCAAATGACCTTTGGGTCAAATCCTTTGAATCCTGAAACATTTTCTCTTAAGGGACAAAATGGCTTGGGAACAGAGTTCGTTTGCCCGTTTCAAACAACAAGATTTAATCAACCTTTAGGAAATTTAGCTAATACACCTCCTGGTGTAATGCAACCCAAACAGCAAATAAATATTGTTGCTACGGTTGCTAATACTACCGTATGGATAACACCAAGGTGTCCGGTTATCGGTCATCCTGCGAATATCACATATAGCGTTTTTCTTCCTAATCCGGGTGACGCTTTTACCGTCGAAAATGCAGTGCAAACAACAAATGTTGCAGGCAATAATTTATCCGGCTCTATTGTAACATCAAGCCAGCCAATTGCTGTTACAGTGGCAGATGATTCCGTAAGAGGTGTTACTGGATGTTATGATTTAATGGGCGATCAAATTGTGCCAGTAGATATTGTTGGAAGAGAGTATATTTTAATCGGTGGGCGAATGAATGTAGGCGAATTTGAAGGAGCCTATATTGTAGCAACAGAAAATTTCACACAGATTAATATAAATAATGGTACACCACAGGCCCCAGTAATGTTGAATCAGGGCGATACTTATTATTTCGCAGTACCGCAAAATACAGTTTGCTATGTACTTGCCAATAAAAATATTTATGTATTACACATGACAGGGTTTGGTTGTGAGTTAGGTGAAGCATTATTACCTCCAATGGATTGTGGGGGTTCAAACAATATTAAATTTAGTAGAAATAATACGCAAACCTATTTCTTAAATGTACTGTGTTTATCATCCATAGTCAATAACTTTACACTTAATGCAAATCCGGCTTTATTAACCGGTGGTGATTTTACAATTGTTCCCGGTACCGGTGGTTTATACAGCGCTGCACAAAGATCTTATACCCCGTTAGAAATAGCGGTAAGTACTAATACTAATTCTAATTTATTATCAAATAACACTACTACTAATACAGTTTTTTCTTTAGGAGTTTATAACGGTGGTGGTAGTACCGGCTGTATGTATCATTACATGTCCTTATTCTTTCGCAAAACACTAATTAATACTCCTACTATAAATCCAATATGTTTTGGAGCTACTCCTACCATAGCACTTACCGGCTCTATCACCGGCGGTGTAACTAATGGATATTGGACTGTTGTAGCCGGAAATGGTACCTTAAGTCCTAGTTACGGTTCTTCTGTGATTTATACGTTAGCCCCTGGCGATGCAACAATTGATACATTGAGATTTAGACTTATTTCCGACAAAAATTGTAAAGGAGATTCTGTAATGGCAATAACAAAAATAAAAGTGCATCGTTTGCCAATACCTCAAATTACTTCAACCGTTGCTCCAATGTGTAAAAATAATATAACACCGATATCCCTGACCGGTACAGTTAGTTATGGCGTTGGTTCATGGACAGGAGGAGTGGATGGTGTGTTTGGAATTCCAGGAGCCAATACAACTTATACACCGGGGCCTGGAGATTTGGCGGCAGGCACTATTACATTAAACCTTGTTGGTTCGAGTACAGTTGGTTGTACTTCTGCAATGGTATCTATGACCGTTGGATTTATTGACCCTCCATTCGTTAATCCGGGTGCGAATACATTAGTTTGTACAAACTCCTCTTCTTTACAACTCAACGGGAGTATTACAGGTTATACTACCGGAATTTGGAATAGTACAGGAACTGGTTTATTCTTCCCGAATAATTCAACTCCAACAGCAACTTATGCGCTAAGTGTTGGTGATCTTTCATTAACAAGTATTGTTTTTAGTTTAACCTCAATACCACATCCTTCTACGGGATGTGCAGCAGAAACTAAAACAATGGTGGTGAGTATTATTCCAAAACCAAATGTAAATGCAGGAACTGATTTTTCTGTTTGTGCAAGCAGTACATTAATAACTTTAAATGGAAATATTTCAGGCGCTGCAACTACGGGGTCTTGGACAACCGTTAATGGAAGTGGTGCTTTCCCTCCTCCAAATGCTGTTCCACAGGCAACTTATTTAGTTGGACCTAGCGATCCGGCGGCCGGAACTCTTACTATGGTTTTACATTCAGATGCAGGAACCTGTCCTACTAATATGGATACATTATTGATTCATATAGTAAGTGATCCAATTATAACGGTTCCATCGAATACCACCGTTTGTGAAAATGCAAATATAATCTTGTCCGGAACAATTGTTGCGGCCATCAGCAGTGGTTATTGGACAGCAAGTCCGGGTGGCGGAGTATTTACACCTACAAACTCTTTATTCAATTGTCAGTACACTCCATCGCCAAGTGATATTAGCGCGGGAACGATAATTATGACACTGCATTCCGACGATGTTTTCTGTGGAAATACTTCCAAATCATTTACGGTAACGGTTATTTCTTCGCCGGATGCAAACTTTGCATATCCTACCTTGGGGCGATGTGTTGATGCAGGGATAACATTTACCAACACATCATTAGCCAATGGATCTTCAACGCTTAATCCAACTTGGAACTTTGGAGATGGAACAGGTGTTTCCATTGCAAATACTCCAATTCATACATTTACCAATTCCGGCTCTTATTTAATTACGTTAACGGTAACAGGAAATAATAACTGCTTTGATACCATTACTAAAAGAGTTTCTATTGCTCCGTTACCAATTTCTGATTTTACGGTTAACAATGCATGTGCAGGAACTGAAGCTGTATTCCAAGATTTGTCTCAAAGCTTACCGGGCGGCGGATTTATCAATTCATGGACCTGGCAATTTGGGGATACACCACCAACTCCTTCTGTAACTGGTATTCCAACTACAACAGTTCCTCATATTTATTTAAATCCCGGATTGTATTTTGCTGCGTTAACGGTTTCAACTAACATTGGATGTTTGCATACATCCAATCAAACTTTAAATATTGCTCCTCAACCTCAGGCTGAGTTTGCCATGACAAATAATCCGGCAGTTGCTCAGGAGCCAATATATTTCTCGGATTTCTCAACGCCTTCTGCCAATATCAATTCATGGTTCTGGCAATTCGGAGATGAAACTACAGGTACGGGAAATGCGCCTTCACATAGTTATCCTAATGCGGGTACATTCACCATATTATTAACTGTAACTGATAATAACGGTTGTACGGATACCGTTAGTCATGCTATTGAAATTACTTTATTGCCACAGGTTCCAACGGCCTTTACTCCGAACGGAGATAATAACAATGATTTATTATTTGTAAAAGGAGGTCCGTTTAATAAAATACTCTTCAGAGTGTATAATAACTGGGGTGAATTATTATTCGAGACAACAGATCAAAATGTTGGATGGGATGGTAAGAAAAATGGAAAAGAACAGCCACTTGGTGTTTACGTTTGGACATTAGATGTTGAGATGTATAATAATAGGCAAGTGAAAAAGAATGGTGACGTAACGTTAATGAGGTAA
- a CDS encoding gliding motility-associated C-terminal domain-containing protein: protein MLKRLRFSVLFVVFFLGAGAQIDTSFWFVAPDISATLGQSPVQLHIQTYNQAATVYVRQPANITGVNATLTIPANTIQVLDVTASITAVESAPVNSVSTKGMYISSNANISAYYTIGAGANKEMLSLKGSVAKGVDFYIPVPNTLTTALSPTDGGVGFDIVATGTGVTVLLITPRTNCVSRAANVTFAVSLNQGETFSVRDNNSINPSELDGSIVSSDKPIAVTVSGMVINTNTTCVSYYADQITSSNNLGKNYVLLRGDGNIDMGYILSTVNATSLQITTGTTVVNTLINYGETFTVDVNSGMSYINSDKPIYVIHTSAYGCKFSGAQIAPAFCAGSYTNNFTRLSADSLNLNLITRSGFQNTFTLTSNGVNIPISPASFTVVPGSSGVLVAAKLYYPVGTIAVGSHNVLRNNRDLFGLSIINGSTGGGSAYANTSEFKSNTFVVANALPSATICSNTTFTLNGSIGGGPITGIWTHNGLGTLSGPITQYTNNVYTPNPLDTVIKPLTFNLTSTGICPNISNSFSLWVTQAPIVNAGIDQTICSNNATVQLGGNVIGPTNQGVWQVVAPGSGTFVPNINVMNPLYNCSNSDTTLNNLKFVLTSTNNAGCLPENDTVVVYMNHAPLVFSSLTKPIIKCSNSPNVFLNGTIAGTVTSTGQWTTTGTGFFNPNNLSLITSYVPTPADIATGTVQLKLTTTNNQQCLPVADSVVVLFSAPPVVNVGIDLNSCKNNPVFTLSANITGTITNTGEWYGGSGTYSPSNTDLNPTYTASPAEISAGFVVLSFSTTNNGLCLGVSDQLRIDFRDDPIPNFSANIVCLNDLTTFTDLSINTEPFATINSWIWKYGDGASTNSLNPSYTYTAPGVYTVQLIVGNSYGCLDSITKPVTIYALPDASMSITRNCAGSEQEITFTDLSTILPPATIPDPGGYYWDFGGFGFSNAKDTSIVFPSQGIYNITHIVTSGNGCKTTITRSLNITPKPLAQFFYDINLLPSLQTDVTFIDSSRAAVTWNWDFGNGSTSTLQNPNTFYTANGDYTVTLTVTDQFGCPSVKQKIIRISNIVEDVAELIPNLITPNGDGKNDDWRLDFVNLFYKQAEIDIYNRWGEHIFHSVGYDNAWNGSYLGNPLQVGVYFYVIKLNDSENRIYKGTINLLK, encoded by the coding sequence ATGTTAAAACGCTTACGATTTTCAGTTCTATTTGTAGTCTTCTTTTTGGGTGCAGGTGCACAAATAGACACCAGTTTTTGGTTTGTAGCCCCGGATATTTCAGCAACACTTGGCCAAAGCCCCGTGCAGTTGCATATACAAACATATAATCAGGCTGCTACAGTTTATGTTCGCCAACCGGCTAATATTACCGGTGTAAACGCTACACTTACTATTCCCGCGAATACGATTCAGGTTCTCGATGTTACTGCTTCTATCACGGCAGTTGAAAGCGCACCTGTGAACTCCGTTAGTACCAAAGGAATGTATATTAGCTCAAATGCTAATATTTCAGCGTACTATACTATTGGGGCTGGTGCGAATAAAGAAATGTTGAGTTTAAAAGGTTCTGTTGCCAAAGGCGTCGATTTTTATATTCCGGTACCTAATACATTAACAACTGCTTTGAGTCCAACGGATGGTGGAGTAGGTTTTGATATTGTTGCAACCGGTACAGGAGTTACGGTACTATTAATTACTCCAAGAACGAATTGCGTTAGTAGAGCTGCCAATGTCACATTTGCTGTAAGTCTAAATCAGGGAGAAACATTTTCTGTTCGAGATAACAATTCTATTAACCCAAGTGAATTGGATGGTTCTATTGTTTCTTCCGATAAGCCAATTGCGGTTACTGTAAGCGGTATGGTAATAAATACAAACACAACTTGTGTATCTTATTACGCCGATCAAATTACTTCAAGCAATAATCTTGGAAAAAATTACGTGCTCCTTAGAGGTGATGGTAATATTGATATGGGTTATATTTTATCCACAGTTAATGCTACTAGTTTACAGATAACTACAGGAACCACTGTTGTGAATACGCTAATTAATTACGGGGAGACATTTACAGTTGATGTTAATTCAGGAATGAGTTATATAAATTCTGATAAACCAATTTATGTGATTCATACAAGTGCCTATGGTTGTAAGTTTAGTGGTGCTCAGATTGCGCCTGCTTTTTGCGCAGGTTCGTATACCAATAATTTTACTCGTTTAAGTGCTGATTCTTTAAATCTCAATTTAATCACCAGATCAGGTTTTCAAAATACATTCACACTTACTAGTAACGGCGTTAATATTCCAATTTCACCTGCTAGTTTTACGGTTGTACCGGGTTCTTCCGGCGTGTTAGTTGCTGCAAAATTGTATTATCCGGTAGGAACAATTGCAGTGGGGTCACATAACGTGTTAAGAAATAATAGAGATTTATTTGGTTTGAGTATTATCAATGGAAGCACAGGTGGAGGTAGTGCTTATGCCAATACAAGCGAATTTAAATCAAATACATTTGTAGTTGCAAATGCTTTGCCAAGTGCAACAATTTGTTCAAACACAACTTTTACATTAAATGGTTCTATAGGAGGTGGCCCAATAACTGGTATCTGGACACATAATGGCTTGGGTACATTATCTGGTCCTATCACCCAGTATACTAACAACGTTTATACACCTAACCCTTTAGATACAGTTATTAAACCATTAACCTTTAATTTAACTTCAACAGGAATTTGTCCGAACATTTCTAATTCGTTTTCACTTTGGGTTACGCAAGCTCCAATTGTAAATGCAGGTATTGATCAAACAATTTGTTCTAATAATGCAACTGTACAGTTAGGCGGAAATGTAATCGGCCCAACAAATCAAGGTGTTTGGCAAGTAGTAGCACCGGGTAGCGGAACATTTGTTCCTAATATCAATGTAATGAATCCGCTTTATAATTGTTCAAATTCAGATACCACCTTAAATAATTTAAAATTTGTATTAACCAGTACAAATAATGCCGGATGTTTACCTGAAAATGATACCGTGGTAGTTTACATGAATCACGCGCCATTAGTATTTTCAAGTTTAACGAAACCTATTATTAAATGTTCTAATAGTCCAAACGTATTTCTAAATGGCACCATTGCGGGAACCGTTACTTCCACGGGTCAATGGACAACAACAGGCACCGGTTTCTTTAATCCTAATAATCTTTCTTTAATAACTAGTTATGTGCCTACACCGGCTGATATAGCTACTGGTACGGTACAATTAAAATTAACCACTACAAATAATCAACAATGTTTACCAGTAGCCGACAGTGTAGTTGTATTGTTTTCGGCACCACCGGTAGTTAATGTTGGAATTGACTTAAATAGCTGCAAAAATAATCCTGTTTTCACCCTTTCAGCAAATATAACAGGAACAATAACCAATACCGGAGAATGGTATGGTGGATCCGGAACTTATTCGCCTTCTAACACCGATCTTAATCCAACTTATACAGCTTCACCGGCAGAAATTTCAGCAGGATTTGTTGTGTTATCATTTAGTACAACCAATAATGGTTTATGCTTAGGAGTTTCTGATCAACTTCGAATTGATTTCAGGGATGATCCAATTCCGAATTTCAGTGCGAATATTGTTTGCCTAAATGATTTAACCACCTTTACAGATTTATCAATAAATACGGAACCGTTTGCTACAATCAATTCATGGATATGGAAATACGGGGATGGCGCAAGTACGAATTCATTAAATCCGTCATACACTTATACCGCACCGGGCGTTTATACCGTTCAACTGATTGTTGGAAACAGTTATGGCTGTTTAGATTCAATAACCAAACCTGTTACGATTTATGCTTTACCTGACGCAAGTATGAGTATAACACGTAATTGCGCAGGCTCTGAACAAGAAATTACTTTTACTGATTTATCCACTATTTTACCACCTGCAACAATTCCTGATCCAGGCGGATATTATTGGGACTTTGGAGGATTTGGTTTCTCGAATGCGAAGGATACTTCAATTGTATTTCCATCACAAGGAATTTATAATATTACGCATATTGTAACGTCTGGTAATGGATGTAAAACTACAATAACACGCTCATTAAATATTACACCAAAACCTTTAGCGCAGTTTTTTTACGATATAAATTTATTACCGTCATTACAAACAGATGTTACCTTCATTGATTCATCGCGTGCGGCGGTTACCTGGAACTGGGATTTTGGTAACGGATCAACCAGTACATTGCAGAACCCAAACACCTTTTATACTGCAAATGGTGATTATACTGTTACTTTAACTGTTACAGATCAGTTTGGTTGCCCTAGTGTGAAACAAAAAATAATTAGAATAAGCAATATTGTGGAAGATGTTGCCGAGTTAATTCCGAATTTGATAACGCCTAATGGTGACGGTAAAAATGATGATTGGCGACTCGATTTCGTTAATCTATTTTATAAGCAAGCAGAAATAGATATTTATAATCGATGGGGTGAACATATTTTCCATAGCGTGGGTTATGATAATGCCTGGAATGGAAGTTACTTAGGAAACCCTCTTCAGGTGGGTGTTTATTTTTATGTAATTAAATTAAATGACAGTGAAAACAGAATTTATAAAGGAACAATTAATTTATTAAAGTAA
- a CDS encoding PorP/SprF family type IX secretion system membrane protein, translating into MKKILTIIFLSFLIGSNLIGQQQTLLTNFVLHRYMYNPAFAGTNTGMEFNANYRNQWTGFTGAPKTIAVSGYGTFKKKPNMAVGGMVYSDKTGLVQRTNFYGSYSYHVKLNKKYSLGFGLALGGVQYNVKVYDAIPFDKDDEFLKNDILNANAFDANSGLYFYSKKFFFGLSSAQMVNGKIHWFEKEGRLSPHFYVMTGFNQILDKKKKEWMLQPTFLARFNNPSPYMMELGLRGLYKEMYWLGFSGRVWKNFDKKWKSASACVLVGATISKQFTLAYSYDYALTALNQYSSGSHEIILTYTKLGKKRKTASEKVMDADESEFNNIDNSMKSNLKNKKKEEEPKND; encoded by the coding sequence ATGAAAAAGATTTTAACCATCATATTTTTGTCCTTTTTAATTGGAAGTAATTTAATAGGACAACAACAAACTCTGTTAACCAACTTTGTTTTGCATAGGTATATGTATAATCCGGCTTTTGCAGGAACAAATACAGGTATGGAGTTTAATGCGAATTACCGTAATCAATGGACCGGCTTTACCGGTGCTCCTAAAACGATTGCTGTTAGTGGATACGGAACCTTTAAGAAAAAACCGAACATGGCAGTGGGTGGAATGGTTTATTCAGATAAAACGGGATTGGTTCAAAGAACTAATTTTTATGGTTCTTATTCTTATCATGTTAAGCTAAACAAGAAATATAGTTTAGGATTTGGCTTGGCTTTAGGAGGGGTGCAATATAATGTAAAAGTTTATGACGCAATTCCGTTTGATAAAGATGATGAATTTTTAAAAAATGACATATTAAATGCGAATGCTTTTGATGCCAATTCAGGCTTGTATTTTTACAGTAAGAAATTCTTTTTTGGATTGAGTTCAGCCCAAATGGTAAATGGTAAAATTCATTGGTTCGAAAAAGAAGGAAGATTAAGCCCGCATTTTTATGTTATGACTGGATTTAATCAGATTTTGGATAAAAAGAAAAAAGAATGGATGCTTCAACCAACTTTCTTGGCTCGTTTTAATAATCCTTCTCCTTATATGATGGAATTAGGATTAAGAGGCTTATATAAGGAAATGTATTGGTTAGGATTCTCCGGTCGAGTTTGGAAAAATTTCGATAAAAAATGGAAATCAGCATCTGCTTGTGTTTTAGTAGGCGCAACCATTAGCAAACAATTTACATTGGCTTATAGTTATGATTATGCATTAACTGCACTTAATCAGTATTCATCAGGTTCACATGAAATTATTCTTACCTATACCAAATTAGGTAAAAAACGAAAAACTGCCAGCGAAAAAGTGATGGATGCGGATGAAAGCGAATTTAATAACATTGACAACAGTATGAAATCTAATTTAAAAAATAAAAAGAAAGAGGAGGAACCAAAAAATGATTAA
- a CDS encoding PorP/SprF family type IX secretion system membrane protein, producing MNKIKKLIVLFLIGVQSLIKAQDFHLSLYDAAPLFLNPAMAGLVDGKMRAHAQYRNQWNAIAFKPFTTALISFDMPYKKWGFGGQISNMRAGFGNYNVLQFLTSAAYAVPIDKNRYHNLSLGLQAGFTQKRIEYQIFTFDNQWSTVSGGSFDKGLNNNENFSGQTAFQAAVNAGFLYYYAKQQSRINPFLGFSAFNLTQPKESFTGYNNKLPIRMYTHAGVRINISELFYAIPKVLIYQQKNILQQTYALDAGYYFKGEKFYALAGYIFRASDANIFNVGFRKDNYIVKLGYDFNTSSLRNTSKSRGAYEISFTWLGRKAKNQDIKNCPRL from the coding sequence ATGAATAAAATAAAAAAACTAATTGTATTATTTCTTATTGGAGTACAGTCTTTAATAAAGGCACAGGATTTCCATTTAAGTTTATATGATGCCGCCCCATTGTTTTTAAATCCGGCAATGGCCGGATTGGTAGATGGAAAAATGCGAGCTCATGCGCAATACCGTAATCAATGGAATGCTATTGCCTTTAAACCTTTTACTACGGCATTAATTAGTTTTGATATGCCTTATAAAAAATGGGGTTTTGGTGGACAAATTTCAAATATGCGTGCGGGTTTTGGAAATTACAACGTTTTACAATTTCTAACTTCTGCTGCTTATGCAGTTCCTATTGATAAAAATCGATATCATAATTTATCTTTAGGATTGCAAGCCGGTTTTACTCAAAAGAGAATTGAATACCAGATTTTCACTTTTGATAATCAGTGGAGTACAGTTTCGGGTGGCTCGTTCGATAAAGGATTAAATAATAATGAAAACTTTTCAGGACAAACGGCTTTTCAAGCTGCAGTGAATGCCGGCTTTCTTTATTATTATGCGAAACAGCAATCCAGAATAAATCCGTTTTTAGGTTTTAGCGCATTTAACTTAACACAACCTAAGGAGTCATTTACCGGCTATAATAATAAATTGCCAATTAGAATGTATACACATGCCGGTGTCAGAATCAACATCAGTGAGTTGTTTTATGCAATCCCTAAGGTTTTAATCTATCAGCAAAAGAATATTTTGCAACAGACCTACGCATTAGATGCCGGTTATTATTTTAAGGGCGAAAAATTTTATGCCTTGGCAGGGTACATTTTTAGAGCAAGCGATGCCAATATATTTAATGTTGGCTTTAGAAAAGATAATTATATCGTAAAACTTGGTTATGATTTTAATACATCCAGTTTACGTAATACTTCCAAAAGCAGAGGTGCTTATGAGATTTCATTCACCTGGCTTGGACGAAAAGCAAAAAATCAAGATATTAAGAATTGCCCTAGACTTTGA